Proteins from one Pseudomonas grandcourensis genomic window:
- a CDS encoding LysR family transcriptional regulator, with product MDLFQAMTVYVKVVETGSMTAAALQCEMSTTMVGNHLKALEQRLGVRLLNRTTRRQRLTEFGTAYYQRCLEVLGLVADSERLAEQALDEPSGILRITAPLTFGTERLAPALSEFSRQNPRVKLDVVLTNRRPDLLENGLDVAFRLGALEPSNLIARPLIDYTLTMCASPEYLARRGTPQTPEDLRHHDCLSFAYPAGDDWQSVQKEWRLAGPDGEVSVGVSGPMLINSSAGLHQAARTGMGIVMMPDALVEQDLKDGKLLALMPDYCPPSRPMHLVYAQDRHRLPKLRRFVEFAVQRWGKHPSAE from the coding sequence ATGGACCTGTTCCAGGCAATGACCGTCTACGTGAAAGTGGTGGAGACCGGCAGCATGACCGCCGCCGCCTTGCAGTGTGAAATGTCCACGACCATGGTCGGCAACCACCTCAAGGCCCTGGAACAACGGCTGGGTGTGCGCCTGCTCAACCGCACGACGCGGCGCCAGCGGCTGACCGAGTTCGGCACCGCGTATTACCAGCGCTGCCTGGAAGTGTTGGGGTTGGTGGCCGACTCCGAGCGGCTGGCCGAGCAGGCGCTGGACGAACCGAGCGGCATCTTGCGCATCACCGCGCCCCTGACCTTCGGTACCGAACGCCTGGCGCCGGCACTGAGTGAGTTCAGCCGGCAAAACCCGCGGGTGAAACTCGACGTGGTCCTGACCAACCGGCGCCCGGATCTGCTGGAAAACGGCCTCGATGTAGCGTTTCGCCTCGGGGCGCTTGAGCCCTCCAACCTGATCGCCCGCCCGCTGATCGACTACACCCTGACCATGTGCGCGTCACCGGAGTACCTGGCCCGGCGCGGCACACCGCAGACACCCGAAGACCTGCGACACCATGACTGCCTGTCCTTTGCCTATCCGGCCGGGGATGACTGGCAATCGGTGCAAAAGGAATGGCGCCTGGCCGGTCCCGATGGCGAAGTCAGCGTAGGGGTCAGCGGACCGATGCTGATCAACAGTTCGGCGGGTTTGCATCAGGCTGCGCGCACCGGCATGGGCATCGTGATGATGCCCGACGCCCTGGTCGAGCAGGATCTCAAGGACGGAAAGCTGTTGGCCTTGATGCCCGATTACTGCCCGCCCAGCCGGCCGATGCACCTGGTCTATGCCCAGGATCGCCACCGTTTGCCGAAGCTGCGGCGTTTCGTCGAATTCGCCGTACAGCGGTGGGGCAAACACCCGTCGGCCGAATAG
- a CDS encoding class II aldolase/adducin family protein translates to MTATEQRLREELAACYRLVAHFRMTDLIFTHISVRIPGPEHHFLINPYGLMFDEITASNLVKIDLDGHAVEPSPYPVNPAGFVIHSAIHGAREDAQCVLHTHTKSGCAVAALKCGLLPVNQISMEFYGRVAYHDYEGVALDLSEQQRLVADLGDKSVLMLRNHGLLTVGETVSQAFLRMYYLEKACEIQLAAQAAGEVVLPSHEVCVHTERQFNDPGRPLEEGELSDPDAMQLAWAALLRMLDRVAPGYRD, encoded by the coding sequence ATGACTGCGACCGAACAACGTTTGCGTGAAGAACTGGCCGCCTGTTATCGACTGGTGGCGCACTTTCGCATGACCGATTTGATCTTCACCCACATCTCGGTGCGCATTCCGGGGCCGGAGCATCACTTTCTGATCAACCCTTACGGGCTGATGTTCGATGAGATCACTGCGTCTAACCTGGTGAAGATCGACCTCGATGGTCACGCCGTGGAGCCGTCGCCGTACCCGGTGAATCCGGCCGGTTTCGTGATTCACAGCGCGATCCACGGCGCCCGTGAAGATGCGCAATGCGTGTTGCACACTCACACCAAGTCCGGGTGCGCGGTGGCGGCTTTGAAGTGCGGGCTATTGCCGGTGAACCAGATTTCCATGGAGTTCTACGGGCGGGTCGCTTACCACGACTACGAGGGCGTGGCGCTGGACTTGAGCGAGCAGCAACGGCTGGTGGCGGACCTGGGTGACAAATCGGTACTGATGCTGCGCAACCATGGTTTGCTGACCGTCGGCGAGACCGTGAGCCAGGCGTTCTTGCGCATGTACTACCTGGAAAAAGCCTGTGAGATTCAGTTGGCCGCGCAGGCCGCCGGTGAAGTTGTTCTGCCGTCGCACGAGGTTTGCGTGCACACCGAACGGCAGTTCAATGATCCGGGGCGGCCGTTGGAGGAGGGGGAGCTGAGTGATCCGGATGCCATGCAGCTGGCCTGGGCGGCGTTGTTGAGAATGCTGGATCGAGTGGCTCCCGGGTATCGGGACTGA
- a CDS encoding adenylate kinase — protein sequence MDLTRTMIIGNSGSGKSWLAQRLAEKLRVSWTDLDRIHWLSDEHSIARPRTEALAMARIAADQERWVIEGVYGWIACEILPRATALIWLSVGDEDCVANIRQREAGRDEQDRLLIALLEWAGSYRQRQGSSGFAAHQRLFEEFCGGKIRLLDREEIAALVHHS from the coding sequence ATGGACCTCACCCGAACCATGATCATCGGTAATTCCGGCTCGGGCAAAAGCTGGCTGGCGCAGCGGCTGGCCGAGAAATTGCGAGTGTCCTGGACCGATCTCGACCGGATTCACTGGCTGTCCGACGAACACAGCATCGCCCGCCCCCGAACCGAAGCATTGGCCATGGCGCGGATTGCGGCCGATCAGGAGCGCTGGGTGATCGAAGGCGTGTATGGCTGGATCGCCTGCGAAATCCTGCCACGGGCGACTGCGCTGATCTGGTTGAGCGTCGGGGACGAGGATTGCGTGGCCAACATTCGACAACGCGAGGCCGGGCGCGATGAACAGGACCGGTTGCTGATCGCCTTGCTGGAGTGGGCGGGCAGTTATCGTCAGCGGCAAGGGTCCAGTGGGTTTGCGGCGCATCAGCGACTGTTCGAGGAGTTTTGCGGTGGGAAAATCCGTCTGCTGGATCGGGAGGAAATCGCGGCGCTGGTTCATCACTCGTAA
- the msrB gene encoding peptide-methionine (R)-S-oxide reductase MsrB: MFSRRQFLLVSGGLGVATLAIGLLPKFSTGSALISEASAAEAFEVTHSDKEWHAILSDEQYDILREEGTERAYSSPLNNEHRDGTFACAGCDLPLFSSATKFDSRTGWPSFWAPLDKAVATRQDRAFGMVREEVHCRRCGGHLGHVFDDGPKPTGLRYCMNGLAMKFVPKTV, from the coding sequence ATGTTTTCACGACGGCAATTTCTTCTAGTGAGCGGCGGACTGGGGGTGGCAACCCTGGCGATCGGCCTGTTGCCGAAGTTTTCCACAGGCAGCGCATTAATCAGCGAGGCCAGCGCAGCGGAGGCATTTGAAGTGACCCACAGTGACAAAGAATGGCACGCCATCCTCAGTGACGAGCAGTACGACATCCTGCGCGAAGAGGGCACCGAACGGGCCTATAGCAGCCCGCTGAACAACGAGCACCGCGATGGCACCTTCGCCTGTGCCGGTTGCGACCTGCCGCTGTTTTCCTCGGCGACCAAGTTCGACAGCCGCACCGGTTGGCCGAGTTTCTGGGCGCCGCTGGACAAGGCCGTGGCCACCCGCCAGGACCGTGCGTTCGGCATGGTCCGCGAAGAGGTTCACTGCCGGCGTTGCGGCGGGCATCTGGGGCATGTTTTCGACGACGGCCCGAAACCCACCGGCCTGCGTTACTGCATGAACGGCCTGGCGATGAAATTCGTGCCCAAGACGGTGTGA
- a CDS encoding cytochrome c biogenesis protein DipZ, translating into MWLLVLAYLGGVLTIVSPCILPVLPFVFARTGQPFVKSGLPLLVGMALTFALVATLAAVGGGWVVQLNQYGRWLALVFVALFGLTLLLPQLAERLTRPLVAAGSRLTEAAGADARPRPGASFLIGVATGLLWAPCAGPILGLLLTGAALQGASIQTTFLLLAYAAGAATSLALALLLGGKVFSAMKRSIGAGEWVRRGLGAAMLAGVAAIALGLDTGVLARFSTASTGGIEQALVEKLSGKSPRNSAAPNTIAEGAVQVADKTPGTLPVEDNLPPLDGAVQWLNSPPLDAQALKGKVVLVDFWTYSCINCLRSLPYVKAWAEKYRDQGLVVIGVHAPEFAFERNVNNVTKAMKDLGITYPVAIDNEFKIWRAFNNEYWPAHYFADAQGRIRYHHFGEGAYDESERVIQQLLREAGAAKVADGLISAQADGVQMAPDSDAVQSPETYVGYQRAEHFVPETALVPDKVAAYNPPAQLALNDWSLGGQWHVGSERATASAPASRIVYRFHARDLHLVLGPGADGKPVRFKVLIDGKAPGDAHGMDVAPDGSGTVTDQRLYQLVRQSDGVTDRTFSIEFLDPGASAYAFTFG; encoded by the coding sequence ATGTGGCTGCTGGTCCTCGCTTATCTCGGTGGTGTGCTGACGATTGTCAGCCCGTGCATTCTGCCGGTGTTGCCGTTTGTCTTCGCCCGCACCGGGCAACCCTTCGTCAAAAGCGGATTGCCGCTGCTGGTGGGCATGGCGCTGACGTTCGCGCTGGTTGCCACGTTGGCGGCGGTGGGCGGTGGCTGGGTGGTGCAGCTCAACCAGTACGGGCGCTGGCTGGCGCTGGTGTTCGTGGCGTTGTTCGGTCTGACGTTGTTGCTGCCGCAATTGGCTGAACGCCTGACCCGGCCGCTGGTGGCGGCGGGCAGTCGTTTGACGGAGGCGGCGGGCGCCGACGCGCGGCCACGTCCTGGAGCTTCGTTCCTGATTGGCGTGGCCACCGGCCTGTTGTGGGCGCCCTGCGCCGGGCCGATCCTGGGCCTGCTGTTGACTGGTGCAGCATTGCAAGGCGCCAGCATTCAAACCACCTTTTTGCTGTTGGCCTATGCCGCCGGTGCTGCCACGTCCCTCGCGCTGGCCTTGTTGCTGGGCGGCAAAGTCTTCAGCGCGATGAAGCGCTCGATTGGTGCCGGCGAATGGGTACGTCGCGGTCTCGGCGCGGCGATGCTGGCCGGCGTGGCGGCGATTGCCCTGGGGCTGGATACCGGCGTTCTGGCTCGGTTTTCCACGGCGTCGACCGGCGGAATCGAGCAAGCGTTGGTGGAGAAACTAAGCGGCAAGTCGCCGCGTAACAGCGCGGCGCCGAATACGATCGCCGAGGGTGCGGTGCAAGTGGCTGACAAAACCCCCGGCACCTTGCCGGTCGAAGACAACCTGCCGCCCCTCGACGGCGCCGTGCAATGGCTCAACTCGCCACCCCTCGATGCGCAGGCCTTGAAAGGCAAGGTGGTGCTGGTGGATTTCTGGACCTACTCCTGCATCAACTGCCTGCGTTCGCTGCCCTATGTGAAGGCCTGGGCCGAAAAGTATCGTGATCAGGGCCTGGTGGTGATCGGCGTGCATGCGCCGGAGTTTGCCTTCGAGCGTAACGTCAACAACGTCACCAAGGCCATGAAAGACCTGGGCATCACCTACCCGGTGGCCATCGACAACGAGTTCAAGATCTGGCGCGCCTTCAACAACGAGTACTGGCCGGCGCATTACTTTGCCGATGCCCAGGGACGCATTCGTTATCACCACTTCGGCGAAGGCGCGTACGACGAGTCGGAGCGGGTCATCCAGCAATTGCTGCGCGAGGCGGGGGCGGCCAAGGTCGCCGATGGACTGATCAGTGCGCAGGCCGACGGCGTGCAAATGGCTCCGGACAGCGACGCCGTGCAGTCGCCGGAAACCTATGTCGGCTACCAGCGCGCGGAACACTTCGTGCCGGAAACCGCGCTGGTGCCGGACAAGGTCGCGGCCTACAACCCACCGGCGCAACTGGCCCTCAACGACTGGAGCCTGGGCGGCCAGTGGCATGTCGGCTCGGAGCGGGCCACCGCCAGCGCACCGGCCAGTCGCATCGTCTATCGCTTCCACGCCCGTGATCTGCATTTGGTGCTCGGCCCTGGCGCCGATGGCAAGCCGGTGCGCTTCAAGGTGCTGATCGACGGCAAGGCCCCCGGTGATGCCCACGGTATGGACGTGGCACCCGATGGCAGCGGCACCGTGACCGACCAGCGCTTATATCAACTGGTGCGCCAGAGCGACGGCGTGACCGACCGGACTTTCAGTATCGAGTTTCTTGATCCGGGTGCGTCGGCTTACGCCTTCACCTTCGGCTGA
- a CDS encoding response regulator transcription factor produces the protein MEQTKRVLVVEDDMHIADLICLHLRDEQFEVVHSADGDEGMRLLQQGNWDALVLDLMLPGVDGLEICRRARAMARYTPIIITSARSSEVHRILGLELGADDYLAKPFSMLELVARVKALLRRVDAMARNLKMDAGSLLTDGLAIDPITREVSLDGRRLDLTPREFDLLYFFARQPGKVFSRMDLLNAVWGYSHEGYEHTVNTHINRLRAKIEADPAQPVRILTVWGRGYKFATGEEPQP, from the coding sequence ATGGAACAGACCAAACGCGTCCTGGTGGTCGAGGACGATATGCATATCGCCGACCTGATCTGCCTGCATCTTCGCGATGAGCAGTTCGAGGTGGTACACAGCGCCGATGGCGATGAGGGCATGCGCCTGCTGCAACAGGGCAACTGGGACGCACTGGTCCTCGACCTGATGCTGCCCGGTGTCGACGGCCTGGAAATCTGCCGTCGCGCCCGGGCCATGGCCCGCTATACGCCGATCATCATCACCAGCGCACGCTCCAGCGAAGTGCACCGGATTCTCGGCCTGGAGCTGGGTGCCGACGACTATCTGGCCAAGCCCTTTTCCATGCTAGAACTGGTGGCCCGGGTCAAGGCGTTGCTGCGCCGGGTCGATGCCATGGCGCGCAACCTGAAGATGGACGCCGGCAGCCTGCTCACCGACGGTCTGGCCATCGACCCGATCACCCGCGAAGTGTCCCTCGACGGACGGCGCCTGGATCTCACGCCCCGGGAATTCGACTTGCTGTATTTCTTCGCCCGCCAGCCCGGCAAGGTGTTTTCACGCATGGACCTGCTCAATGCCGTGTGGGGCTACAGCCACGAAGGCTACGAGCACACGGTCAACACCCACATCAACCGCCTGCGCGCCAAGATCGAGGCCGACCCGGCGCAACCGGTGCGCATCCTCACGGTCTGGGGCCGCGGCTACAAATTCGCCACAGGCGAGGAGCCGCAGCCATGA
- a CDS encoding HAMP domain-containing sensor histidine kinase, translating to MRLTLTQRLSLVFAVLLLVCCGTSAWLQVRSNQMHEQEVVQGLSRDLAQHIASDTVLMDTQGLMPNAVRDLFSKLMQVNPSVEVYLLDSTGKIVGSAAPEGRIRRERIDLAPIQRLLRGDALPILGDDPRSVDARKVFSAAPLKVDGKPAGYLYVVLLGEDHDRLAERGATSAALNTALLSIGLVALLCLIAGLTAFALITRPLRRLTETVSQFDIDGAPVTPALPVAVEKAASHDEIAVLDAAFRQMQARLGEQWRSLTRQDQERRELVANISHDLRTPLASLHGYLETLSLKDATLSPADRRRYLGIALDQSRKVGGLAQSLLELVRLEHGFVQPVLERFSLTDLAQDIFQKFELTAEARKVELKATFAPNASAACADLGLIERVLTNLFDNALRHSPPGGEVELGLRPQGSFIEVTVSDTGPGIAPELREGLFLRPFNIGGARRDGGLGLRIVHRILQLHGREIQLIDVPGRGATFRFSLPIDEETASALAVRSMNLNTPRQA from the coding sequence ATGAGGCTGACCCTGACGCAACGCCTGTCCCTGGTGTTCGCCGTGCTGCTGCTGGTGTGCTGCGGCACGTCGGCGTGGTTGCAGGTGCGCTCCAACCAGATGCATGAACAGGAAGTGGTGCAAGGTTTGTCCCGGGACCTGGCGCAGCACATCGCCAGTGACACGGTGCTGATGGACACCCAGGGCCTGATGCCCAATGCCGTACGTGACCTGTTCAGCAAACTGATGCAGGTCAACCCGAGCGTCGAGGTGTACCTGCTCGATTCCACCGGCAAGATTGTCGGCAGCGCCGCGCCCGAGGGCCGGATCCGTCGTGAGCGGATCGACCTGGCGCCGATCCAGCGCCTGTTGCGGGGCGATGCCCTGCCGATTCTCGGCGACGACCCGCGCAGCGTCGATGCGCGCAAGGTGTTCAGCGCGGCACCTCTGAAGGTCGATGGCAAGCCGGCCGGTTATCTCTACGTGGTGTTGCTCGGCGAGGATCACGACCGCCTGGCCGAACGCGGTGCGACCAGCGCGGCGCTCAACACAGCGTTGTTGTCCATCGGCCTGGTGGCGCTGCTGTGCCTGATTGCCGGTCTCACGGCGTTTGCCCTGATTACCCGGCCGTTGCGCCGCCTGACTGAAACCGTCAGCCAGTTCGACATCGATGGCGCTCCGGTCACACCGGCCCTGCCCGTCGCGGTGGAAAAAGCCGCCAGCCACGATGAAATCGCTGTGCTCGATGCCGCGTTCCGGCAGATGCAGGCACGCCTGGGCGAACAATGGCGTTCGTTGACCCGCCAGGATCAGGAGCGCCGCGAACTGGTGGCGAACATCTCCCACGACTTGCGCACCCCGCTGGCCTCGTTGCACGGTTATCTGGAAACCCTGTCGCTCAAGGACGCCACGCTGTCCCCTGCCGACCGCCGTCGTTATCTGGGCATTGCGCTGGACCAGAGCCGCAAGGTGGGTGGTCTGGCGCAGTCGCTGCTGGAACTGGTGCGGCTGGAACATGGTTTTGTGCAGCCGGTGCTGGAACGCTTTTCCCTGACCGACCTGGCCCAGGACATCTTCCAGAAATTCGAACTCACCGCCGAAGCGCGCAAGGTCGAACTCAAGGCCACCTTCGCGCCCAATGCCTCGGCGGCCTGCGCGGACCTCGGGTTGATCGAGCGAGTGCTGACCAACCTGTTCGACAACGCCCTGCGCCATAGCCCACCGGGGGGTGAGGTCGAACTGGGCCTGCGCCCGCAAGGCTCCTTCATCGAAGTCACGGTCAGCGATACCGGCCCCGGCATCGCCCCGGAACTGCGCGAAGGGTTGTTCCTGCGCCCGTTCAATATCGGCGGCGCACGGCGTGATGGCGGGTTGGGGCTACGGATTGTGCATCGCATCCTGCAATTGCATGGGCGCGAGATTCAGTTGATCGATGTGCCGGGGCGCGGGGCGACATTCCGGTTTTCGTTGCCGATTGATGAAGAGACAGCGTCTGCGTTGGCGGTGCGGTCGATGAACCTGAATACACCGCGACAGGCCTGA
- a CDS encoding aspartate aminotransferase family protein — protein MTAACLMSTYQPLALSFNKGLGTRLWDQGGREYLDAVAGVAVTNVGHSHPKIVAAITEQAGLLLHTSNLYSIDWQQRLAQKLTRLAGMDRAFFNNSGAEANETALKIARLHGWQKGIEQPLVVVMENAFHGRTLGTLSASDGPAVRLGFNKLPGDFVKVPFGDLDALDKVQQAFGSRIVAILMEPIQGESGVQLAPPGYLKAVRELCNRRSWLLMLDEIQTGIGRTGQWFAFQHEGIVPDVMTLAKGLGNGVPIGACLARGKAAELFTPGSHGSTFGGNPLACRVGCTVLDIVEEQGLLENARLQGERLLERLRTELAGNPNVSQIRGQGLMIGIELKQPIRDLSLIAARDHGLLINVTRGKTIRLLPPLTIDEREVEMIVRGVSGVVKAG, from the coding sequence ATGACCGCCGCCTGCCTGATGAGCACTTACCAACCCTTGGCCTTGAGTTTCAACAAGGGCCTGGGCACTCGCCTGTGGGATCAGGGCGGTCGCGAATACCTGGATGCGGTCGCCGGTGTGGCGGTGACCAATGTCGGCCACTCCCACCCGAAAATCGTTGCCGCCATTACCGAGCAAGCCGGGTTGCTGCTGCACACCTCGAACCTCTACAGCATCGACTGGCAACAACGGCTGGCGCAGAAACTGACGCGGCTGGCGGGCATGGACCGGGCGTTCTTCAACAACTCCGGGGCCGAAGCCAACGAAACCGCACTGAAAATCGCCCGGCTGCATGGCTGGCAAAAGGGCATCGAGCAGCCGCTGGTGGTGGTCATGGAGAACGCGTTCCATGGCCGCACCCTCGGCACGTTGTCGGCCAGCGATGGCCCGGCGGTGCGCCTGGGTTTCAACAAGCTGCCGGGGGATTTCGTCAAAGTGCCGTTCGGCGACCTCGACGCACTGGACAAGGTGCAACAGGCATTTGGCTCGCGGATCGTGGCGATCCTGATGGAGCCGATCCAGGGCGAAAGCGGCGTGCAACTGGCGCCACCGGGCTATCTCAAGGCCGTGCGCGAACTGTGCAACCGGCGCTCATGGCTGTTGATGCTCGATGAAATCCAGACCGGCATCGGCCGCACCGGCCAGTGGTTCGCGTTCCAGCACGAAGGCATCGTCCCGGACGTCATGACCCTGGCCAAGGGCCTGGGCAACGGCGTGCCGATTGGCGCGTGCCTGGCCCGCGGCAAGGCAGCCGAACTCTTCACGCCGGGCAGCCACGGCAGCACCTTCGGCGGTAATCCGTTGGCCTGCCGGGTCGGTTGCACCGTGCTGGATATCGTTGAAGAGCAAGGCCTGCTGGAAAACGCCCGGCTTCAAGGGGAGCGCCTGCTCGAAAGGTTGCGCACAGAACTGGCGGGCAACCCGAACGTCTCGCAAATCCGCGGCCAGGGCCTGATGATCGGCATCGAACTCAAGCAACCGATCCGCGACCTGAGCCTGATCGCCGCCCGGGATCATGGCTTGCTGATCAACGTCACGCGGGGCAAAACCATTCGCCTGCTACCGCCGCTGACCATTGATGAGCGGGAGGTGGAGATGATTGTCAGAGGGGTGAGTGGGGTGGTGAAAGCGGGCTGA
- a CDS encoding Txe/YoeB family addiction module toxin, translated as MNIEFTPEAWDDYLWFQQNDKAGLKRINLLIKAIQREPFDGLGKPEPLKHNLSGFWSRRITAEHRLVYAVEDGEIRVVMCRYHY; from the coding sequence ATGAATATCGAGTTCACCCCTGAAGCCTGGGACGATTATCTCTGGTTCCAGCAGAACGATAAGGCAGGGCTCAAACGTATCAACCTGTTGATCAAAGCTATCCAGCGTGAGCCTTTCGACGGTCTTGGAAAACCCGAACCGCTCAAGCATAACTTGAGCGGATTCTGGTCACGCCGGATTACGGCTGAACATCGTCTGGTCTACGCCGTTGAAGACGGCGAAATACGCGTCGTGATGTGCAGATACCATTACTGA
- a CDS encoding type II toxin-antitoxin system prevent-host-death family antitoxin — METINYTNARAHLAQTMDRVNEDRAPLLVTRQKGEPVVMMSLAEYNALEETAYLLRSPANAERLIKSIGNLRAGKTKTRQLIEE, encoded by the coding sequence ATGGAAACCATCAACTACACCAACGCTCGGGCACACTTGGCGCAAACCATGGACCGGGTGAATGAAGATCGCGCCCCGCTACTGGTAACCCGTCAGAAAGGCGAGCCGGTAGTGATGATGTCATTGGCCGAATACAACGCTCTCGAAGAGACAGCCTATCTGCTGCGCTCCCCAGCCAACGCTGAACGCCTGATCAAATCAATCGGTAACCTGCGAGCGGGTAAAACCAAAACCAGGCAACTGATTGAAGAATGA
- the msrA gene encoding peptide-methionine (S)-S-oxide reductase MsrA, translating to MKTLFTWRRTLLGLAAAGIISQCSAFSFGGAEEGVVLPPPAIDETTQARSETAVFAGGCFWGVQGVFQHVKGVKNAVSGYAGGAANTAQYERVSNGNTGHAESVEVTFDPAQVSYGTLLQIYFSVAHNPTELNRQGPDSGTQYRSAIFTKSTEQQRVAQAYITQLDAAHAFDKPIVTKLETFNGFYPAEEEHQDFLTEHPTYPYIVINDLPKVAQLKQLYPNRYQEQPVLVKAGM from the coding sequence ATGAAAACCCTCTTTACCTGGCGTCGTACCCTGCTGGGGCTGGCGGCTGCCGGCATCATCAGCCAATGCTCGGCCTTCTCCTTCGGTGGTGCCGAAGAGGGGGTAGTCCTTCCACCGCCGGCCATCGACGAAACCACCCAGGCCCGCAGCGAAACCGCGGTGTTCGCTGGTGGCTGCTTCTGGGGTGTGCAAGGGGTGTTCCAGCATGTCAAAGGCGTGAAGAACGCCGTCTCCGGCTACGCGGGCGGGGCGGCCAATACCGCGCAATACGAGCGTGTCAGCAACGGCAATACCGGCCATGCGGAATCGGTCGAAGTCACGTTCGATCCCGCTCAGGTCAGCTACGGCACCTTGCTGCAGATCTACTTTTCAGTGGCCCACAACCCGACCGAACTCAACCGACAGGGGCCGGACAGCGGCACCCAGTATCGCTCGGCGATCTTTACCAAAAGTACCGAGCAGCAGCGGGTCGCACAGGCCTACATCACCCAGCTCGACGCTGCCCATGCCTTCGACAAGCCGATCGTGACCAAGCTGGAAACCTTCAACGGTTTCTACCCGGCGGAGGAGGAGCATCAGGACTTCCTGACCGAGCATCCGACCTATCCCTACATCGTGATCAACGATTTGCCAAAGGTCGCGCAGTTGAAACAGCTGTACCCGAATCGTTATCAGGAACAGCCGGTGCTGGTGAAGGCGGGGATGTAA